A region from the Nocardioides coralli genome encodes:
- a CDS encoding DUF2613 family protein, with protein sequence MLNNLIGGALAMFAGAALAAATVFGVVYTQTSGPERSPADADQPFVDYGSTQ encoded by the coding sequence GTGCTCAACAACCTGATCGGTGGCGCCCTGGCGATGTTCGCCGGAGCCGCGCTCGCCGCTGCGACGGTCTTCGGCGTCGTCTACACCCAGACGAGCGGACCGGAGCGGTCGCCGGCAGATGCCGACCAGCCCTTCGTCGACTACGGCTCGACCCAGTAA
- a CDS encoding lipopolysaccharide biosynthesis protein, with translation MTTAGTAGRAARGGAQIAGAMFVMNVATYGYTVLAARLLGPGSYGGFAAVMNLLLVVSVVALALQATAARRISADVDHVAQIERGVLQVSWYAALALGGVLLLLFPVVERVLRLDSSATALLVAATAVPLTAMGGQAGVLQGERRWRALGAVYVAAGVPRLLIGVSLLAWQPSEFLAVLAVGVGALAPVATGWWLLRPQRTTGAEADRHRGTAILRESLANSQALLAYFALSNLDIVVARNVLGGYESGLYAGGLILTKAMLFLPQFVVVVAFPSMVETAQRASTLSRSLGVIAGLGALGTLGCALLPELALVFIGGGEFASILDRLWLFALLGTVLAMLQLLVYSVLARQGRRSSVLLWLALTAMLVVGSTAETLAGLVVRVIVVDATLLAVLLALSAWLLRRDASTPQPTGSLTR, from the coding sequence GTGACGACGGCTGGCACGGCGGGCCGCGCTGCCCGCGGCGGCGCGCAGATCGCCGGCGCCATGTTCGTCATGAACGTCGCCACCTACGGCTACACGGTCCTCGCGGCACGTCTGCTCGGTCCCGGCAGCTACGGCGGGTTCGCGGCCGTGATGAACCTGCTGCTGGTGGTCAGCGTGGTCGCCCTCGCCCTGCAGGCCACCGCGGCCCGGCGGATCTCCGCGGACGTCGACCACGTCGCCCAGATCGAGCGCGGCGTCCTGCAGGTCAGCTGGTACGCCGCTCTCGCGCTCGGTGGCGTGCTGCTGCTGCTCTTCCCGGTCGTCGAGCGCGTGCTGCGCCTCGACAGCTCCGCCACCGCGCTGCTCGTCGCCGCCACCGCCGTGCCGTTGACCGCCATGGGTGGGCAGGCCGGTGTGCTGCAGGGGGAGCGGCGCTGGCGGGCCCTCGGCGCGGTCTACGTCGCCGCCGGCGTACCCAGGCTGCTCATCGGGGTCTCCCTGCTCGCCTGGCAGCCCTCCGAGTTCCTGGCGGTCCTGGCCGTCGGCGTGGGTGCGCTCGCGCCGGTCGCCACCGGTTGGTGGCTGCTGCGCCCCCAGCGCACCACCGGAGCAGAGGCCGACCGCCACCGGGGCACGGCCATCCTCCGGGAGTCGCTGGCGAACTCGCAGGCACTGCTGGCCTACTTCGCGTTGTCCAACCTCGACATCGTGGTCGCCCGCAACGTGCTCGGTGGCTACGAGAGCGGTCTCTATGCCGGCGGGCTCATCCTCACCAAGGCCATGCTCTTCCTGCCCCAGTTCGTGGTGGTGGTCGCCTTCCCCTCGATGGTGGAGACCGCGCAGCGCGCCAGCACGCTCAGCCGCAGCCTCGGCGTCATCGCCGGACTGGGCGCCCTGGGCACCCTCGGGTGTGCGCTGCTGCCGGAGCTCGCCCTGGTGTTCATCGGCGGCGGCGAGTTCGCCTCGATCCTCGACCGGCTCTGGCTCTTCGCGCTGCTGGGCACGGTCCTCGCCATGCTCCAGCTGCTGGTCTACTCCGTCCTGGCCCGGCAGGGTCGGCGCAGCAGTGTGCTCCTGTGGCTGGCACTGACGGCGATGCTGGTCGTCGGGTCGACCGCCGAGACCCTGGCGGGCCTGGTCGTCCGGGTGATCGTCGTGGACGCCACCCTGCTCGCTGTGCTGCTGGCGCTGAGTGCCTGGCTGCTCCGCCGCGACGCGTCCACGCCCCAGCCCACGGGGTCACTCACCCGCTGA
- a CDS encoding class I SAM-dependent methyltransferase, translated as MLVRGRPAGGRRTATLRRSIRLLREFRHEQTDPERFYRAVADDSVAQLAAWTDLDGARLLDVGGGPGYFRDAFRAAGADYVALDADVGELSGAGDIPPGTVIGSGMQLPFRDASVDVCYSSNVLEHVPDPWRMAEEMVRVTRPGGLVYLSYTVWFGPWGGHETAPWHYLGGRRARRQYVRRHGHEPKNRYGETMFGVTVAEGLGWARGQRLGDVVAVLPRYNPWWSHWLLRVPLLREVVTWNLVLVLRRT; from the coding sequence GTGCTCGTCCGCGGTCGTCCTGCCGGTGGCCGCCGTACGGCGACGCTGCGCCGGTCGATCCGGCTGCTGCGCGAGTTCCGCCACGAGCAGACCGACCCCGAGCGCTTCTACCGCGCCGTCGCGGACGACTCCGTCGCCCAGCTGGCCGCCTGGACCGACCTCGACGGCGCGCGGCTGCTCGACGTCGGTGGGGGACCCGGCTACTTCCGCGACGCCTTCCGGGCCGCTGGAGCCGACTACGTCGCGCTCGATGCCGACGTGGGGGAGCTCAGCGGCGCCGGCGACATCCCACCCGGGACGGTCATCGGCTCCGGCATGCAGCTGCCCTTCCGCGACGCGTCCGTCGACGTCTGCTACTCCTCCAACGTGCTCGAGCACGTCCCCGACCCCTGGCGGATGGCGGAGGAGATGGTGCGGGTGACGCGGCCGGGAGGCCTGGTCTACCTGAGCTACACCGTCTGGTTCGGCCCCTGGGGCGGGCACGAGACCGCGCCGTGGCACTACCTCGGGGGACGTCGCGCACGCCGCCAGTACGTCCGCCGTCACGGCCACGAGCCCAAGAACCGCTACGGCGAGACGATGTTCGGCGTGACCGTGGCCGAGGGACTCGGCTGGGCGCGAGGCCAACGGCTGGGGGACGTCGTCGCCGTGCTCCCGCGCTACAACCCCTGGTGGTCGCACTGGCTGCTCCGCGTGCCGCTCCTGCGCGAGGTGGTGACGTGGAACCTGGTGCTGGTGCTGCGACGGACCTGA
- a CDS encoding glycosyltransferase family 4 protein, translating into MHDHVRLDGRHVIFLSWRDTTNPEGGGAELYLEHMARGLAERGARVTVFCAAHERAPADEVLDGVRFVRRGSKLTVYLAGFLRLLTRRLGHADVVVDVQNGMPFLARLATRRPVVVLVHHVHREQWPVVYPGVTGRVGWWIESWLAPRVYRSCQYVAVSQATRRELVELGVDAHRIAVVHNGTAPELEVSDGKSEVPEICVVGRLVPHKQVEHAIDAWRDLRAELPDLRLTIVGDGWWSEQLREHARATDPGGAVTLTGHVSELAKQQVYARSWVMALPSLKEGWGLVVGEAGRHRTPTVAYRSAGGTRESVIDGTSGLLVDDYAGMVDALRSVLTDTERRQRLSEGALEVSRRFTWEHAHGSFAAVLTSTLRGELSASQDPDEEPGSSAGPGYWVEP; encoded by the coding sequence ATGCACGACCACGTGCGCCTCGACGGTCGACACGTCATCTTCCTCAGCTGGCGCGACACCACGAACCCCGAGGGTGGCGGCGCGGAGCTCTACCTCGAGCACATGGCCCGCGGGCTCGCCGAGCGCGGCGCCCGCGTCACCGTCTTCTGTGCCGCGCACGAGCGAGCTCCGGCGGACGAGGTCCTCGACGGCGTCCGGTTCGTGCGGCGGGGCTCCAAGCTGACGGTCTACCTCGCCGGCTTCCTGCGGCTGCTCACGCGGCGCCTCGGACATGCGGATGTCGTGGTCGACGTGCAGAACGGGATGCCGTTCCTGGCGCGCCTCGCCACCCGGCGTCCCGTCGTGGTCCTCGTCCACCACGTCCACCGCGAGCAGTGGCCGGTCGTCTACCCGGGGGTGACCGGACGCGTCGGCTGGTGGATCGAGAGCTGGCTGGCCCCCCGGGTCTACCGGTCCTGCCAGTACGTCGCGGTCTCCCAGGCGACCCGCCGCGAGCTCGTGGAGCTGGGGGTGGACGCCCATCGCATCGCGGTGGTCCACAACGGCACCGCGCCGGAGCTCGAGGTGTCCGACGGCAAGTCCGAGGTCCCGGAGATCTGCGTCGTGGGTCGGCTGGTCCCCCACAAGCAGGTCGAGCACGCGATCGACGCGTGGCGGGACCTGCGGGCCGAGCTCCCCGACCTGCGGCTGACCATCGTGGGCGACGGCTGGTGGTCGGAGCAGCTGCGCGAGCACGCCCGGGCGACCGACCCCGGCGGCGCGGTGACGCTGACCGGGCACGTGTCCGAGCTCGCCAAGCAACAGGTCTACGCCCGTTCCTGGGTGATGGCGCTTCCCTCCCTCAAGGAGGGTTGGGGTCTGGTCGTCGGCGAGGCCGGACGGCACCGCACCCCCACCGTGGCCTACCGGTCGGCAGGCGGAACGAGAGAGTCCGTAATTGACGGGACGTCCGGCCTGCTGGTGGACGACTACGCGGGGATGGTCGACGCGCTGCGGTCGGTCCTCACCGACACGGAACGTCGACAGCGACTGTCCGAGGGCGCGCTCGAGGTCAGCCGGCGGTTCACCTGGGAGCACGCGCACGGTTCGTTCGCGGCGGTGCTGACCTCGACCCTGAGGGGCGAGCTGAGCGCGAGCCAGGACCCCGACGAGGAGCCCGGCAGCTCGGCCGGACCGGGTTACTGGGTCGAGCCGTAG
- a CDS encoding alpha-(1->3)-arabinofuranosyltransferase domain-containing protein: MAQLRWRSRLLAGCALLVGIAFLQSPGYLIADTKFDLVEAPGSFLMRALDMWDPDAAFGQLQNQAYGYLWPMGPFFLLGEVVGLDGWVVQRLWMSLVLVTAFLGAALVCRALGVRSDFACLAAAFAYATSPRLLSTLGPISIEAWPSAVAPWVLLPLVLGLTRVHPWRAAGLAGLAVGMVGGVNAVATFAVIPVGAAWLLTRPVSRRRNVLLFGWSLATLLATGWWLVPLLLLGTYSPPFLAFIESASITTFPTTLTDALRGTSAWVPYIDSSWVGGHLTVTQGYLALNSAVVLSLGLVGIVVAPYRLRVFLVVTLVLGLVLVTAGHTGAVEGVLAGSVHTWLDGALAPLRNLHKFDPVVRLPMVVGLALVLERAHWPAARESPTRLSPHPRTWARTGLVFLSLVAIAGAAAPAITGRLAPAAAVIETPDYWSDAAEWLGQNSAPGETALLAPGSGFADYLWGAPRDEPLQYLAESPWAVRNAIPLAPPGNIRWLDAVEGLLSEGEPSEALAGTLRRAGVAYLVVRNDLVVDSDVPEPVLVHQAIEGSPGVRRVASFGPDLGGAAVVTDDDRRIVSGWGWREERPAIEVYGIDGTIAVVEAGEPPVVVGGPEDLHDLRGAGLLGDTPAVLGVDAEGTPPASYMLTDGFIRRERFFGRVHDSQSHPLLAGEPRRSKNPTLDYLPPAAGRWQSRARLLGAETVHASSSISDAVTPGGARAASSPYAAIDGLFGTEWVSRDGEAGTPWWRVQLASPRFVDAVEVTVGPSARDRVQIRAVTDKGGSDTVEAAPGSTRVLQVPAGATSSIRIEIASGSPAMLALAEVSWGAGEVRRQLVTPQMPDTWPAPDAILLRTLLDHRTGCVVVGLRTPCREGEDFGHEEPKGLDRWIHVPRAASYVAEATGRPVFGPELSSLLQQGQPINVSESSHAVEDPRSSGLAAIDGDIGTSWTARLDDLSPELRINWLGTRSLSSIEVVVEEAAPVRRPVTVELLHDDGSQQLQLDSGGRADLGDVETDSLVLRVLDAEAAGSAGRDGFVSELPVGISELRINGVPFEPVDLSDQQRTWACGTGPDVQIGDSVRGTAVRASPRQLYDLDRVDLRWCTSMEDGRQVRSREEVDLVAGGQTVVALSDGPVVVDELRLRRPDAALGQAPAADAVSGVKWRSRGRSDFSITPSRSSGIIVMRQNHNDGWRATQGGAALEPLVVDGWQQAWRLSSDEVVTVRYAPGRTYRWALMLGLSALVLLAVSLCVAPIRRRLRSLSGPPTRAADGALGSTPADAGRGLPATTVIVIAWGVGAVLAGWAGALIASVVFAVARLAARRGRAELVAYVVAGASGLAVAIYAVRPWGSSAGWAGSLSWPHYLVIVALSGLASTLVRGVGDDRSPMAGRSTRR; the protein is encoded by the coding sequence GTGGCCCAACTCAGGTGGCGCAGCCGATTGCTGGCCGGCTGCGCGCTCCTTGTCGGCATCGCCTTCCTTCAGTCGCCCGGATATCTCATCGCCGACACGAAGTTCGACTTGGTGGAGGCGCCGGGCAGCTTCCTGATGCGCGCCTTGGACATGTGGGACCCCGACGCAGCGTTCGGGCAGCTTCAGAATCAGGCGTACGGCTACCTCTGGCCCATGGGCCCCTTCTTCTTGTTGGGGGAGGTCGTCGGTCTGGACGGGTGGGTCGTTCAGCGCCTCTGGATGAGCCTCGTGCTCGTCACGGCGTTTTTGGGCGCTGCGCTGGTTTGCCGGGCGCTCGGCGTGCGGTCGGACTTCGCGTGCCTGGCTGCAGCTTTCGCGTACGCCACCTCGCCTCGCCTCCTGAGCACGCTGGGTCCGATCTCGATCGAAGCCTGGCCCAGTGCTGTGGCCCCATGGGTCTTGCTTCCGCTGGTGCTCGGACTGACACGTGTTCATCCGTGGCGTGCTGCAGGGCTAGCAGGGTTGGCGGTGGGCATGGTCGGCGGTGTCAACGCGGTGGCCACCTTCGCGGTCATCCCAGTGGGGGCAGCATGGTTGTTGACGAGACCCGTGAGCCGACGCCGAAACGTCCTGCTTTTTGGATGGTCTCTCGCCACACTTTTAGCCACGGGCTGGTGGCTAGTGCCGCTGCTGCTGCTGGGCACCTACAGTCCCCCGTTCCTAGCCTTCATTGAGTCCGCCTCCATCACGACCTTCCCGACGACTCTCACCGATGCACTGCGCGGCACGTCGGCATGGGTGCCGTACATCGACTCATCCTGGGTTGGCGGTCACCTGACCGTGACGCAGGGCTACCTGGCCCTGAACTCCGCCGTCGTCCTCAGCCTCGGACTGGTCGGGATCGTTGTGGCGCCCTACCGCCTGCGCGTCTTTCTCGTGGTCACGCTGGTGCTGGGGCTGGTGCTCGTAACGGCGGGCCACACGGGAGCGGTCGAAGGCGTCCTCGCGGGGTCCGTCCATACCTGGCTCGACGGAGCGCTGGCACCGCTCCGCAATCTCCACAAGTTCGATCCCGTCGTCCGTCTGCCCATGGTCGTGGGCCTGGCACTCGTTCTCGAGAGGGCCCACTGGCCCGCCGCCCGAGAGTCACCGACTCGACTCTCGCCACATCCGCGAACGTGGGCACGAACCGGTCTGGTGTTTCTCTCTTTGGTAGCAATTGCTGGCGCGGCCGCGCCAGCGATCACGGGCCGGTTGGCACCCGCTGCTGCCGTCATCGAGACACCGGACTACTGGAGCGATGCCGCGGAGTGGCTCGGACAGAACAGCGCTCCCGGAGAGACCGCCCTCCTCGCCCCGGGCTCGGGGTTTGCCGACTACCTCTGGGGCGCTCCACGTGACGAGCCCCTTCAGTACCTGGCAGAGAGCCCGTGGGCAGTTCGCAACGCCATCCCGCTCGCGCCGCCGGGGAACATCCGCTGGTTGGACGCTGTGGAGGGACTGTTGTCTGAAGGGGAACCCTCCGAGGCTTTAGCCGGGACACTGCGCCGTGCTGGGGTCGCCTACCTCGTGGTGCGAAACGACCTGGTCGTCGACAGTGACGTCCCGGAGCCGGTCCTGGTCCATCAGGCAATCGAGGGATCGCCAGGCGTACGTCGCGTCGCCTCGTTCGGCCCTGACCTCGGTGGCGCCGCGGTGGTCACGGACGATGATCGCCGCATCGTCAGCGGGTGGGGGTGGCGTGAGGAGCGCCCAGCCATCGAGGTCTATGGCATCGACGGCACAATAGCGGTCGTGGAGGCGGGGGAGCCGCCGGTCGTCGTTGGAGGACCCGAGGACCTGCATGACCTGCGGGGCGCCGGTCTGCTCGGCGATACGCCGGCGGTGCTCGGCGTCGATGCGGAGGGGACACCGCCGGCCTCCTACATGCTCACGGACGGGTTCATCCGCAGGGAGCGCTTCTTCGGACGGGTACACGACTCGCAGTCGCACCCACTCTTGGCCGGCGAGCCACGCCGCTCAAAGAACCCGACGCTCGATTACCTCCCGCCGGCGGCTGGCAGGTGGCAGTCCAGGGCGCGTCTTCTTGGTGCCGAGACTGTTCACGCTTCGAGCTCGATCTCTGATGCAGTGACTCCTGGGGGAGCTCGAGCAGCCTCCTCACCCTACGCCGCCATCGACGGCCTGTTCGGCACCGAGTGGGTGTCCCGGGATGGTGAAGCCGGGACACCATGGTGGCGAGTTCAGTTAGCGTCGCCGCGATTCGTCGACGCAGTCGAGGTCACCGTGGGTCCGTCGGCGCGGGATCGCGTGCAGATCCGGGCGGTGACTGACAAGGGGGGCAGCGACACTGTGGAGGCTGCGCCTGGAAGCACGCGAGTGCTCCAGGTCCCTGCAGGTGCAACTTCGAGCATCCGCATTGAAATCGCCAGCGGCAGCCCCGCGATGTTGGCGCTGGCCGAGGTGTCGTGGGGTGCCGGGGAGGTGCGCCGCCAGCTGGTGACCCCGCAGATGCCAGACACGTGGCCTGCGCCAGACGCCATCTTGCTTCGCACCTTGCTCGACCACCGCACCGGGTGCGTTGTCGTCGGGCTGCGGACCCCTTGCCGAGAGGGCGAGGACTTTGGTCACGAGGAACCGAAGGGGCTTGACCGATGGATCCACGTTCCGCGGGCCGCCTCCTATGTCGCTGAGGCGACAGGTCGCCCGGTGTTCGGACCTGAACTGTCCAGTTTGCTGCAGCAGGGCCAGCCGATCAATGTCTCCGAATCGAGCCATGCCGTCGAAGACCCTCGCAGCTCCGGCCTGGCCGCCATCGACGGTGACATCGGGACCAGTTGGACTGCACGACTCGACGATCTCAGCCCGGAGCTCCGTATCAACTGGCTGGGAACTCGCTCGCTCTCGAGCATCGAGGTGGTCGTTGAGGAGGCGGCGCCCGTCCGCCGTCCAGTCACGGTCGAGTTGCTCCATGATGATGGGTCGCAGCAGCTGCAGCTCGACTCCGGAGGTCGTGCCGATCTGGGCGACGTCGAGACCGACAGCTTGGTCCTGCGCGTGCTGGATGCGGAAGCTGCTGGCAGCGCAGGTCGCGACGGCTTCGTCAGCGAGTTGCCGGTGGGCATCAGCGAGCTGCGCATCAACGGAGTTCCGTTCGAACCTGTCGATCTGTCCGACCAGCAGCGGACGTGGGCCTGCGGGACCGGCCCCGACGTACAGATCGGGGACTCCGTCCGGGGAACAGCCGTCCGTGCGAGCCCCCGGCAGCTCTACGACCTCGACCGCGTCGACCTGCGCTGGTGCACCTCGATGGAGGACGGCAGGCAGGTCAGAAGCCGCGAGGAAGTTGACCTCGTCGCCGGTGGCCAGACGGTCGTGGCCCTCAGCGACGGGCCTGTTGTCGTGGACGAGCTGCGTCTCCGGCGACCGGACGCGGCACTGGGTCAGGCACCAGCTGCAGATGCCGTGTCCGGAGTTAAGTGGAGATCCCGTGGGCGCTCCGACTTCTCGATCACGCCGAGCCGGAGCTCCGGCATCATCGTCATGCGTCAGAACCACAATGACGGGTGGCGTGCCACGCAAGGCGGCGCCGCGCTGGAGCCCCTGGTCGTCGACGGCTGGCAGCAGGCCTGGCGGCTGTCGAGCGATGAGGTCGTGACAGTCAGGTACGCCCCGGGGCGGACGTACCGATGGGCGCTGATGCTCGGGTTGTCCGCACTCGTCCTTCTGGCGGTCTCGCTCTGCGTAGCACCGATCCGTCGCCGCCTGAGGAGCCTCTCGGGGCCGCCGACACGAGCCGCGGATGGAGCCCTCGGCAGCACTCCGGCCGACGCAGGGAGAGGCCTGCCCGCGACCACGGTCATCGTGATCGCGTGGGGCGTGGGCGCCGTGCTGGCCGGCTGGGCGGGTGCCCTCATAGCCTCCGTCGTCTTCGCTGTCGCCCGATTGGCCGCCAGACGCGGCCGGGCTGAACTGGTGGCCTACGTCGTGGCCGGAGCCAGCGGGTTGGCCGTCGCGATATACGCGGTACGTCCGTGGGGGTCCTCGGCCGGGTGGGCAGGGTCCTTGTCGTGGCCCCACTACCTGGTCATCGTGGCGCTGTCCGGCTTGGCATCGACACTCGTGCGAGGAGTCGGCGACGATCGCAGCCCCATGGCCGGACGCTCGACCAGGCGGTAG